The stretch of DNA TTTTGGACAGTCAGGTGGAGAAAACcaaacatttgaagacgtcactgGGATGCGGGAaactatttcttgacattttatacaaagAGCGATTAATCGCGAAAAAAACCTGCAGATGaatcaatcatgaaaataatcactttaaCGAAGACACTGGATCGTGTCACTCACCGTTTCCAGTGCGAGCCGGGCCGCCTCCTCCAACCCATACAGCTTTCCTCTGACTAGGAAGACACCGGCGGACCAGATACCGCAGTCCTCGTGGATCCAGCACTCATCCAGACGAGGAGGCACCTTTGGGAGAGAGTTGCTGTCGCTGTCGAGCAAACTTTTGACAGCAGAGGGGTCACGACCATCACAACCGCCATCTGAGGAATTTACTGAATGGCTATTAACGAGTCCATGTAAGttcacttcctctttctgctcAGTCTTGCAGTTCTGGCAGTCGGCAGACGGGCTGACGGGATAGTACGGGCCGTGAAGGTCCCCCAGGCCCATGACGGTGGCTGTCTGGCTGCACAGGCAGCACGACAGCGTGGCCTGACACCTGCTCTCCGGGCTGAGCCGACCCAGCTGGAAGCAGGACGTGTTGGGAACAAATCCAGACAGAGATCTGGTGGCTGTCCGCTGatgtcctcctctgctgctccgtACTGTCGCCTCCTCTTCTTGATAGTTGACAACAGTGCACATCCTCTGGTCCATGTGAACAAATGGGCAAAAACCGTCAGATTTCTTGTCCCTTTTGTCCTCTTTAATCTTTGCATATTTAAGCTGGATTTCTGGCTCTCTGggagaaaacagagcagaaggTCCAGTCTGAGTTCGCCGTTTTCTCTTTCGTCTTGTGAccgtttttttctttactgataCACTTCTGCAGGATGAGGCCTTTTGGTGCTGTTGTTGAGggattctgtgtttttgtttctgtttggttcTTCTTAACTTTTTTGTCGTATGAATGGCGAGTGGCTTCTTTCGTTTGAGGCTTGTTGTGTGCGAAGCTTTGCGGCTAGGCTGCCAACTCTCCGGTGATTTACTCTCTGTCCGAACGTCCACATCAGACTCCTCTGAATCACTGCTCACTCTCCGTGACACATTTGGCTGCGAGACCGACTCGTCTGCCTCTGGGCTGGACAACCTGACCGCGTACTCCATCACGTCGTCAGAATCACAACTTTCGTTATAGATACCCACTGCATCATTTTTGACCTGTCTCCTCAAACTGTGCCGAGACACGCTGCAGGTAAACTGAGGCATTTCAGACAGAGATTTTCTGATTCTGGTACTACGTCGTATTTCTCTAGGCAGAGCTTTTTCCTCCTCGCTCTGAGGTGGAGTTTCTCTCACCAGACTTTTCTTACAAGGAGCATTTTTCTTGTAAGGAAAGGTGcggcttttcttcttttcattagTGACTGAAACTTCGATAACGTCGCTGTCTTCGCTGGAAATATCGACGGGAGATTCAGCAGGGTTGCCATAAACAGCACTGAGGTCTGACAGGAGGACTACAGGCCTGGTGTGATGAACAGGAATGTCCACTGAGCTGTCCGAGGAGTCGTCTGAGTAGGAGCTGTCAGGACTGGGCGAGCTCAGAGGCTGAGGTAGGTGATAGCAACCTCTCCCTTCGTCCAGCGAGGACACAGCCGGGGACAGAGGCTCCACGATGTGCCTCACGCTGTCTGGGATGAAAGAAGAACCGCATATGAGTGGCTCCTTCGCTGAGGAAACGAGGAAAATAACGTCGGAGCCGCTGTCGCTCTCCTCTCCGCCGCTGCTTTCAGGAACCGGGCCGCCGCTTTGGTTGGGCCCGTAGAAACCCGGATGCCACAGGTTGCTGTGAACTCTGTCGTGGTACAGATCCAGCCCCGGAGCTAGTGTTGAATTCATATAGTTACCTAAAGCCTCAGGGCCCTGCTCCATGTCTCTGCAGTGGACGGGTGCTCCTGGCTGCGCGGAGAGAGGGTTGTAGGACGACGAGGCTCTGGATCGGTACGAGGAGGCGATGTCTGTGCTGCAGCTCGGTGGACGTCGGTGGTACCACTCCGGCTTCTTTGCCAGGTCCATGGCTTCAGTGTGGCTGCGCGTCAGGGGGTTGTAGCTCTTTGACAGGTCCATAGCCATGAGAGATGGATCCTGTGAGGACACGTCCATCactgcaaaacacaaatattaacattaacGTGATGTAACATTTCATGCCGTTTCTAAAGCTCCACTGATTTTTCACATCACAGTGAGCTTGCCAACACCAACAGCTATGGATGAATAATAATGAGTACCTGCAGCCCTAGTTTTAACCTTACAGAGTTTGTCCATCAGAGATCAATCAAAAGTTTATTtgtcaactgtaaaatgtcacgGTTAGTACCAATCTTGATcagtagccaaaaaaaaaaagatagtttATCTTCTATGTTTAAAATCCCTATCGgttgatactgtatattgttactgtatatttccGAAATTTCCTATATATCAAATTTAGTATCTACCTCAGAAATCCATTATCAGTCAGGCTATAATTTATATCAAGTACTGCAGCCCTgtatacaaaatattacaggAACCTTGAGCCGCAAAGTTTAGGCAATCAATCGACtgatagaaaattaatcggcagctattttgataattgattaatcgatttattattatttattatttttatagttattttttaagcaaaaaatacaaaatatcctggtttcagcttctcaaatgtgaagattctCTGTCTCCAAGTTTTGGGCTTTTTATCATATCTGAAGACTTTAGGGAGACAAAACaactagttgattaatcaagaacATACTAACGATAATGAAATtttactgaagcatcagtgcaCTGTTTGGCTGTGACATgaaggtaaaaataaacaaacacaaatattggATTGTATTTAGTTGGCAGACACTCAAAATTAAATGACCCTGTTCCCtacttttaactgagctctgaCTTTCCCTTCAAACTGGGGCAAATCCGTTATTGAtcaatttgctgatttttttcctcaattcaCCAAATAAAATTGACtcgtctataaaatgtcagaaagtaataataattaaaaaaaaaaccaaaaaaaattctgtaattCCCTAAACCccatcttcagatgtcttgttttgcatAAATGACAGTCCGGAAGTCAAAGCTAATCAGTTTAGTATCACGTATGAccaagaaaagcatcaaatcctcatatttgaaaagctggaaacagcatgtttgaattttttgcttaaaaaaaaaaaattactattcaattatcaaaatagttgctggttAATTTGCTGTTCATTTAACAATTAACTGTTGTCCTAAAATTCAATGGTAAttgtagaaaagaaaatgcagaccATATATAAGACCAAAAATTGGGTTTAAATGCATGAATATGTTAAGGATTAGAACTTTAAATAACTATATTCTTTTAATTAAGTATCATTACTGTGAGAGATTTttataatatgaaaatacaaaatgttccTGTAACCATTATGATTCCACAAAAAGTTGATCACATCTAACAATCACCCAGCcctaattttaaataaaaagacttgAGCTGcgatgattagttgattaaacCATAATTCGATCGACAGAAAACCTTATTGATAATGGAATAattattaaagtcatttttttgaaaagaaacgccaaacatttgatgattAGCCGatgtttcaaattattttttttaaatgtgtaaaacagcGTAAAGCCTTAAAAATTATtgaatttactttaaaatagcaaaaagaaaagctgctaaCAAACTAAAAAGAATCCCGACCTAGACAtaaactgattatcaaaatactttGCGATTAATTTTCCCGccgatcaactaatcgattaggTGTACTTCAAACCGGTAGGCCCGCTCAGTTATCATTCCGTGAGTAAGGTTAAaggtaataaaacaaataaataaaaaaataaaaaaaaccaagaacACGCTGAGCTGTAGATGGAACTTACAACAAGTGTATTTCAAAGTTAAACCTGCTGGTTGCTTACCCCTCAGGCGGCAGCGGTTTGGATGGTCGACCCCCCGGGCTTTTAGGATGTCACTTTGCCCCCACAAACAGCTCTCGTAGCAGGGTTAGCTCACGCACCTCTCCGGGCCCATCGTCATCGGGACTGGATGTAAACAAAACCACCGCCGACGGCCCGAGTTCATGCTAGCTGGCCGGCTAGCTCTGGTCCGGCTAAGCTACTTTCCAAACGGAGACGACGCTCGACGCGACGACGAGCGATAAACATTTTTCGCTGAAGTAATGTCGCAGGTAATCACAACCCGCCCCCCCCCGCCCCCGGCTACTGTTGGTATTCTAAAGTTGTCATCATGGACACCTTCTTCCTCCTGAGTCAAGTCAGACTTAAAACAACATGGATGACACCGGAAGAGAACTGTGTaccttcaaagtaaaagctcGTCGTCTCCCTCTCCGGTCAGGAGTGTGGATCGGGATTCTAACTCTAAtgcatttataataataatcaaacagTAATTCAAAAAATAACACGATCACTGGGTCAGAACAACCCATTGCTGCTGGGTAAGGTTAACTCAGTGCTGCCAGTATTTGACCCAGTGATTTTTAGTGTTTAGTGGCCAGTGGTTTTTCAATTAATGAAATGTCTGTAGATATTGTGACCATTACCTTGTgtaattccatttttttttatctaccCCATGCCAGTGTTACGTTTACCTAGAGAGTGATGTTGACTGTTGGTCATTTTTGTTAGCGCCTTATGCAGCACTACTCCACACTAGACTTTCCACAATAGATGTTAAGatctttccatttatttcttattCTGTTCTTAGTCTAATCTTAatctttgttcatttctgtttttatttcactctgtgtttctttgtgcatTGCACTGTAACATGTGACATTAGATAACACTGACAGCGCCAATACTCCAACTCTGCTGCAGTCCTCTGTGCGTCACATCAATGAgggcttttattctgaaatatgACCTCGGATGATACCTTGATTTTTCAGGGGGACCTTGACGGTCTTCTTCCTCCAGGAAGAGAGCTCAGTACTGTCCAGGAGAGCCTGAGCATTTGTTTTACTGCCCCTTTCAAAGAATCCAAATAAcgtgatttatttttattttattttattttatttttaaatcttcatggttaaaactgctgctgaatttttctgtcatttcagaaaatgaaaacgaGGCCCCAGATTTCAACCTGGCAACCTTGCATCTACCTGTGGCACGATGaaagacaacacaacacacaataaGAGACACGGTGTAGGTTTAATCTGCCAATTgcatttaatacaaaaaaaaaaaagtcaatttataTTAATAAAGCTGCAGTGTACAAATATAAATTACAGTTCGTATGTGACAGATCTACCTGCCAGTAAAGTCACCTGCcagaaatgtttgtaaatgtgtttaatttaacatatttaattgcttaaaaatacagtttaacaaGGAGACATACAGCAGGGGTGGGAGGCTGGAAAACAACTCACATATCTGATAAAACATGTAACTGTGCAGATCAGATTAAAGTATAACAACACGACTGCAcagataaaatactgtacatacaacacacaaaacaaccgTGTATTTTTATGGTGGTATTTGGTCAATTTATTTAAAGACAACATTaatgaacaaacatttaaatataagtTGGACACATTCATCACAGGAGGAATTAATCTAATTGCTTGTTGCAGACTGAAATGACTGACATGAAATTCTTTATCTccaaaactgagaaactgagagaTCACAACCAAAACGAGTGTGAAGTCAGATTGTGGATAAGAGTTCCTGGattcattatatatattttgttttaaatacacttCTTGAGGGTAAAGTACTTTATGTTACAGCGAAGACAACGTAATGGATTCACGGTGAAGTCTGGTCCAGAGCCTGATGAGCCAGCCTCAGGTTTTCTCTCAAGTCGTCCATCTCTTTCTCCGTCTTGGCTCTCAGGATGCTCAGCTCCGTGTACATGTCCTTGTACTTCTTTGTTGCGTTCCTCTTGTCCTGAAACGTGACAgagcttttacttttttaatccAACCGCTAAAAGTAAAACGTTGGATttaagtgaaagataaaagtaaaattctTCAGTTTTACTCCCaaacttcagaataaaaaatattcatcaaacttcttttgcttaaaaatgcttttaaatgccagagagctgcagaggtcTGTCAGAAAGAGTAGATCCTCAGAAAccggtaataataataatagtaacaataataacaataaaaataataataagctgAAGTGGTATAATTCAGCATTTGAGCATTTTATTGGATGCAAATTACACCACTTCCTGctgcagatttaaaaatttCATACAAATAAGATGGACTTTTCAAATAACGAtacttatatacagtatgttcttgcAGAATAACCTATCACGGAACAAACTGTGACGATTTCTATATGGGAGATGTAGGGTCAATCTGTATTTCTGATCTTCCTTACGTCCATGCGATCAGTTGAGAGCTACATGATAAATGTGTCTTATTGCTCACACTTACAACTGTTTGATTTCACACGATCAAACCATTATTTGTTCCAGCTGCCGTGTATGTGTGACTCTCACCCTCTGTGCTGACTGAAGTTCATCCTTGAGAGACGTGATCTCCTGCTTCAGACACTGCACCTCCGACTCCTTCACTCGCAGGGTGATCTGGAATGAAAACTTCAGATAATCAGCTTCGTATCTCAGGAAAAAGCTTAAGTACAGAATCAAACATCTTCGGCGCTCTCGAATGGTGCAGGTTTTTCAGGGAGGATAGTGTACAGTGCCTGTGTCATGGGTGACATCTAGTGGTCCCGTCAACACCTGACGTGAGACGTGAGGCTGCACTAAGTGGGGCTGTTGCTCTGTCATTGGCTTGGCTGTGGTTTAAGgtttaagacaaatttaaacCTGTGCTGTCTGGTTCAAAGTCACAGGATCACTTAAACCCCACTGCTGTGTCCTCACAGGCTGTGGTTTAAACCGAACCAGCTGCTGTCGCCTGTAGAAATCAACTAACCTGAAAACTGAGGTTTCACTTAAAGCCGCCTCAGAACCGGCTCAGCTGATGTTAAATTCATTAAGTTCAGTTTAAGTACAGATTCATACAGCTCAGATCGTTGTATTAATTTCTAACATTTCAAATCTTTTAAGGTGTTCTTTTGAAGGCACCGCTTTAATCAAGCGTCAGAGTTATATAATTGTGTAACTGCAAGTTAAGGTGTCACTTCTTGTTCAGTTCATTTCTGATGACAGAAACCGGGTGACGGATGATCTGACAAACATAACACCCAGTAatattactgtatttgtgtatatttgacAGATCTGATTGAAAGGGGAAAATGTGCCGCGATACAACATTGATTTATCAGATCAGTGTCTGTTGGAGGATCTCAATTATCACGTACACACCATCTCTTGTGGTTAAATCGTGCGCTCGTATCGACTAATCGTACAACAATGTGGAAATGTGAACAACGGTGGAAACATTGCAGAACAGTAACCGGATAATAATGACACCAGTACCAGCACTGCAACGCAGATTAAATGATGATGACTGTGATAGTTTCCTTTTCATAATTTCAGCTGAACCTGAGCTTGTTTCGACTCAGCAGAGTTAAACCCCACCAATTATTAAGATAAAACTGTTTTGCTGATAATTTTGGTCAAAGTAATAACATGTACATTTGTGGACACTGAATTTTAGTGCAGGTGAAGTAATTTCTCCTCAGTAATGAGCTAAATCTTTAGTGTCAACTGCAGAGAATCAGAGCTCTGTTCAAAGAAAACTGAACTCATCAATATTAGATATTCAGCTGTTATAGAAAACATCAAAGACTCTTTctccctggaaaaaaaactgttcatgttCAAAATGTTCAGACGGCtccttctcatttacattttaaccgtcacccttctctcctcctcctcctcctccactgggGAGACTCACCTCCATCTCGTAGACGCACATTCCCTGACTGAGCGGCAGGTCGTCCTGTTTGGCCATCGAACACAGTCTGGTGATCTCTGCTGCCAGGTGACCGCTCAACTCCTGGATCGGTCAAGAACAACACAACACTCAGGCCTCTTAGGGTCAAACAAATATCACTGAAAGCAAACAGCTCTCGGGAACACGGATGAAACTGTTGGGACGGTGTGATGAAAACAGTACTTGGTACTTTCAGGTCGGAGGTTTTCGGAGGTGGTTTTGTAAATTTGGCTCCTTATCAACACAATCAACTGCTGTAGCTGGGAGGGGGGGTAATTAAGGGTGAAGGGCTCCCGCCGTGTCAGCCTCTGAAAAACCCCTGATCTAGAGCTTTGAAGAACATTAAAGAGCCTATCTGCAATCATATAAAAATTCTACATATATGTGGCTTTTAGATTTTCTAAGGAGCCAACAATATCTTGACATATGGAGCAGAATATTAATGATACGactgaagagaagagaggagacgatctgtttgttgtttttaatcccTGGATCTCTTGTGGGTATTATCtgtgtacaaaaacacacaatagtTGGATTTAAGAGGGTACGTTACCTGGTTTCTGGTCCTCAGGTCCTGGTTTTCCTGCTGGCACTGACACAAGGCCTTCCTCTCTGCGTCCAGAGCCTGGACAAGATGTCCATTCTCCAGACACTTCAGAGAGAACTGCCGGGACAGAACCTCCAGCTCCCGCTGGTAGGAGGCCAGCTCCTcacttcacaaacacacaaataaacacagatatTACACACAGAAACGTGCCCTTTTTGAGTTAAGTTCCCCTAAGAACGCGTTGGCCAAAACTACAAGATGCCAAAAGACAACGTTTGTTTGGATAATGGGCCCGTCATTACTAGACGTacctgtgttgtgtgtatatgtcttcCAGGACTGTGTTTCCGCGGCTGTTTTCTGACTGACATCTCCTCTGCgcctccctctccagctccagaCGGTGGGCGTTCTTGATGGCTTCGATCGCTGAGAAACAAGGAACACGAGAGGACGTGACACTGCATTTGGGTAAGAGGCAACtaacagttttgaaaataaacacatgcacatgttcaGTATTTTGTTAACTGCCTCCTTTCTTTGTTGTATATAATTTTTAACAGAATGTTTGGGGATTTGGTTCAAAGCAGGAACTTTTGGGTTAAAGCTTCAGGAAACTCAGATAGTTCCTTCTACACAAGTCAAAGAAGAGCTGGATGGTAGTAGGATAGAGCGTTAAAATAAATTGCAGGAAGGAGTGATAAGAGTCTCCTCTCACCAGTTGCAGTTGCAgcactctcctcctccagcagttGGTCTCTCTCCACCAGGAGGCGCTCCAACTCCTGTTGGTAGCGACGCTGCAGCTCCTCCACGACCTTGAGATGAGACTCCTCCATGGAGGAAAACCCAAGCTCACATGTGACCTGGGGGGGGGCAACAGACGCTCACATGGTTCAAATACTGTGCTTGTAACCTCTATGTATTATAGCAAATGCTTCCTTGTGAAATAAACTCATATTTTAAGAGCGATTTTGTGACTTTAACTGgtgaaaaaatgtaagtaaattGAGTGTTGCCCAGACTTCGACTGCTAGAATATTGGTTTGCTGGTATCATGTTGGACTAATGTTGTCGGCCAGTCTCATCCATGTCTGCTACAGTGGATGTGACATAGTTTAAAATATAAGTTAAAGTGTTTTCCCCAGTTACTTCAAATCGCATTAACGTTACATTACTGCAACACAACCATTCGAAGCATCAGTGGGCAACACGATGGTAAATTTGTCAACCGTCAGAGTTATGGCCACGTCTGCAGGTatgttttttgtcagatttacaTTAACACTGCACAGTCATGCTGTTGTAAATACAGACTGATGTGAGGAGACAAAGGCTGCGACTaatgatttttatgatttatcaattaatcagctgCTTATTTTTCCAATTAACTGATAAATTATCTGGACTATAAAAtggtcagaaaatagtgaaaaatgtctgtggaTTTCAAacttatatattatttatcattcatcatatatctatctatctatctatataagATAGATCGATAGTAAGGTAATAATAAGAAGGGATATACACATATCTTCCCTTCATACGGAAATGAATGGAGACAAACGGCTGCCTAGAAGGTCAAACATGAAtctgttcttttaaaaatagtCTGTAGTGAGGTCGAATACTTCAGTGGCTGTTCCCTCATTGGAGGAAATATAATTCTTAAAAGTGTACTGTGTAACAATCCGATAAAGTtgggaaaaaaacccatcaaagATGATGCAGCAGAACGAGaggtattgtgttttttttcacgcATTCCTCCTTGTCCGAACCTGGTGCCTCCCtcagattttattcttttccctccctttgGAGCTATAAAAGGCTTTATACCAccttttcacatatgcagtagtactccaacacctgtaaacagatTCTGATGAGtgaaattggtggagttcccctttacTTTAGTCTGGCATGAAGACAGGTAAATCAAGAGACAAAATTATCgttaaaagtcaaacatttaacaCTTCCTACCTTCAGCTTTTCCATCTCCTTCTCGTGTTGCATCTGAACAGAACTCATTTTCCTATCAAActcttctttcatctcctccacaGTGACaaccagcagctcctccagctccttcactCTTCTTCTCAGCACTAAAACTTGCTCCAGCTCCAGGTTTGGACCTGCTTCCTGCTGGGATTCATCGCTCTCCTCTAAGTTTTCATCCGACACCTCCTGGATTCCCACCAGTGGGATTTCGATACAGTTGAGCGGGGGCTCAACCATCTCTTCTTCTGGTGTTTCAGgtttctgttttgcattttcttccCGAATTTCATCTGCAGTACTTTCTTTTGTTATCTGATGCTCTGCATCTGTGTCCTGTGGGAAGGTCTCTTCTGTCTGACAACTCATGTTCATCCTATCTCCCCATGAGGATGCTTGTTGCTCTTCTAGGTTCGACAATCTTGCCTTTAGCTCCCTGTTTTCTTCCATCAGTTTGACACAGTTGCTGCAGTTAAGAGAAGAAGTGAGCAGTTTCTGTTTGGTTTCTTCAACCTCCTTCTCACATTTCGACTGAAGCCAGCTTAGATGATAGCAGTACAGTGCTTCAGTGGCTGCAGAGTGAAGGAAGCCAAACCAAGGATGTTCTGAAACGTGAGAATCGCTAAGTCTGTCTGCAACCAGCTGGAGTTTTTCGGGGGCAGAGGTGCTGACAGAGGTGGCCACGTAGTTTAGCAAAGAAATTTTCATCTGTGCGATCGCTCTGAAGTGTTCAACGTTGCACGGCTGGTTATTAGAATCAAATATCTTGCTTTCATCGATCTTTTTGGTTTCTGTCGCTGTCACACTTGCAGTACTCCAAATAATATCCAGATCTTTCAAACCTTCCCTTCCCTCATCTGTGCATGAATCTAACTCAGAAAGTAGACCATGGCCTAGAAGCAGCATTTCTCTCTCTAAAATCATATGTTCCGTCACCTCGCTAAGAAGCACTTCTACAGATTTCTCCTCATGTGACTGCGAGGAGCTGGCTCGCAGTCCGTTGAGGAGCAAACTCCAGaacccttcctccctcttcagCTGACTCACCACTGCAGGCATCTTCTCCTCATGCtcactttcttttccaaaaCCAAACTTGTCAATCACTTCCAGTAATTTCGCCAAAGCTTCCAACCTCACGACCGCCCCCTCTATCACTTGCTGGATCCTTTCTTCACCAGAAACAcatctcttttcttcatttaaccTCTCCTTCTCTAACTCCTGCTTCAGCCTCCTGATGTCAGCCTCCGCCTCTGTAGCTCTCTGATGGTGAAGTTTctcagcctccttcagctctgcGTTTTGCACCAGCAGTTCCCTGCAGTTTATTTCTGATTGATCGAGCTGCCTCTCCAGCTGCGTCAGCTTAGCCTCAGTAGCCTCGAAACACCGCAGCAGATACCCCTCTGCTTTCTGCTCATTTTTCTcctgtcctttttcttcttcctccaccgGGACGTTGGGCTGCAGCAGCGCCTCCGTCTCCCTCAGAGTTTCCTCCAGAGACCTGATCAACGTCTGGGCCTCCAGGAGCTCTTgcttcctcaagctcagctccCCCTCCAGATCTTCTGCGCTCATCTTTCCCTGTTGTTCCACTTCTGGAAGGTGATGAGGCTCAGTGTACCTGCTGCTGAGCTCCGCTTTCAGCCTCTCTATCTCACGGTCTGCCTCTGTCAGTTGGTTTAGCATCTCCTGGTTGCGTTGGTTGAGAGCCTCGTTCTGGCTGGCAAGCAGCTTCACCTCTTGGGAAAGCCTCCTCACCACCGCCTGGTCTGGAGGTATGTGCTGCTCTACGAGACAGTTGAGTGGGCTGTCATCTACCTCTGCAGGCTTCTccaaaattaatgaatttgaGCTATAgtcactgttatttatttttgtttctgagtTGGGAAATGGCTGACTGCCTTCTATGTCCAGCTGCTTCTGGTGGTCGGTTGTTGTGCCATCAAAGTTTAGTCCTATAATCTGTCCATCGCCCTGAGACAGTATGTGTTGGCTGTCTGATGCAGGTGAAAGTAAAGGTGTGGCCTCACTCTCAGGAAAGAAATCTCCCAATTCTTGGAAACTGCCCTCTGTATCATGCAACCAGATGTTGGGTGTCGGAAGTGTTAACGAAGGTGGTTCAAGGCCGAGCTGCTCCTGCGTTTCCTCTCCGATCATGTTCTGCTGCTGTAAGAGCTCTCTTGTCCCTTCGTATACATGTTTCAGGCTCTGGGTTTGGCTGTTTGACAGCTTTTCGTTTGTGTCCGATGGGCAAAAATCTGCTTCAGAACCTAGTGGAGGGTCCAGCTTagacaagaaaacagagaaaagggaaaaggaagatTAGCTACCCGAATGTTTAAGTGCAGAAACAAGATATTAACCAACAGACTCGAGGCCAAAATCGTATTTTGCTAGACCGATGGGACCTGCCGCTGATGATAACCTACTGGACTCAGCTGAGCTTCTAGCTCCAGTCTGTGACGCTCCGACTCTTCCAGCTGAACCTTCAGATCCTCAACCTtcaacaacacaaagacaaccagttaaaggggtactccatCAATTTTACACTTGAAGATGAGAAGTTGACTCGTTTACTCATTAACGTTAGATCttctcagcctgtgaaaacagttgtacagTAGGAGCTGTGTCAAGTCGga from Xiphias gladius isolate SHS-SW01 ecotype Sanya breed wild chromosome 3, ASM1685928v1, whole genome shotgun sequence encodes:
- the LOC120788357 gene encoding transcription factor 20-like isoform X1, which gives rise to MDVSSQDPSLMAMDLSKSYNPLTRSHTEAMDLAKKPEWYHRRPPSCSTDIASSYRSRASSSYNPLSAQPGAPVHCRDMEQGPEALGNYMNSTLAPGLDLYHDRVHSNLWHPGFYGPNQSGGPVPESSGGEESDSGSDVIFLVSSAKEPLICGSSFIPDSVRHIVEPLSPAVSSLDEGRGCYHLPQPLSSPSPDSSYSDDSSDSSVDIPVHHTRPVVLLSDLSAVYGNPAESPVDISSEDSDVIEVSVTNEKKKSRTFPYKKNAPCKKSLVRETPPQSEEEKALPREIRRSTRIRKSLSEMPQFTCSVSRHSLRRQVKNDAVGIYNESCDSDDVMEYAVRLSSPEADESVSQPNVSRRVSSDSEESDVDVRTESKSPESWQPSRKASHTTSLKRKKPLAIHTTKKLRRTKQKQKHRIPQQQHQKASSCRSVSVKKKTVTRRKRKRRTQTGPSALFSPREPEIQLKYAKIKEDKRDKKSDGFCPFVHMDQRMCTVVNYQEEEATVRSSRGGHQRTATRSLSGFVPNTSCFQLGRLSPESRCQATLSCCLCSQTATVMGLGDLHGPYYPVSPSADCQNCKTEQKEEVNLHGLVNSHSVNSSDGGCDGRDPSAVKSLLDSDSNSLPKVPPRLDECWIHEDCGIWSAGVFLVRGKLYGLEEAARLALETVCSTCQQTGAIMGCFQKGCPRNYHYRCALQSGCVLNEENFSMRCTEHKNKPFTSVTRQHKR
- the LOC120788357 gene encoding transcription factor 20-like isoform X2, with translation MDVSSQDPSLMAMDLSKSYNPLTRSHTEAMDLAKKPEWYHRRPPSCSTDIASSYRSRASSSYNPLSAQPGAPVHCRDMEQGPEALDSVRHIVEPLSPAVSSLDEGRGCYHLPQPLSSPSPDSSYSDDSSDSSVDIPVHHTRPVVLLSDLSAVYGNPAESPVDISSEDSDVIEVSVTNEKKKSRTFPYKKNAPCKKSLVRETPPQSEEEKALPREIRRSTRIRKSLSEMPQFTCSVSRHSLRRQVKNDAVGIYNESCDSDDVMEYAVRLSSPEADESVSQPNVSRRVSSDSEESDVDVRTESKSPESWQPSRKASHTTSLKRKKPLAIHTTKKLRRTKQKQKHRIPQQQHQKASSCRSVSVKKKTVTRRKRKRRTQTGPSALFSPREPEIQLKYAKIKEDKRDKKSDGFCPFVHMDQRMCTVVNYQEEEATVRSSRGGHQRTATRSLSGFVPNTSCFQLGRLSPESRCQATLSCCLCSQTATVMGLGDLHGPYYPVSPSADCQNCKTEQKEEVNLHGLVNSHSVNSSDGGCDGRDPSAVKSLLDSDSNSLPKVPPRLDECWIHEDCGIWSAGVFLVRGKLYGLEEAARLALETVCSTCQQTGAIMGCFQKGCPRNYHYRCALQSGCVLNEENFSMRCTEHKNKPFTSVTRQHKR